A segment of the Cohnella algarum genome:
AATGACAGCGGCTTCGATGATCATCGTTGCCGGCGCGGCAGTCGCCATGCTTGTGGTGCTGATCGTCGGTTACAAAGCGATTTTAAAAGCGGGAGAATAAAGCGTTATCGTGTTTCGAAAAAGCCGGTTGCTTGCGGCCCGACGCCGCTTGCGAACCGGTTTTTTTTGTCGAATTTCATAGGATTGTGAAACTTGCCTGCCATTTTTTGCGTTTCATAGAGTGATAGATTCCTTCAGGCGCGACGAGAGAGGAGCGATCGAATGAACAAAAGCGGAAAAAGCTTCCCGAACTCATTCCTGTTTTCCGTTATGCTGCTGGCCGCGGCGATCGGATCCTTCGCGGCTTTTGCCGAACCGGCCGAAGCGGGTTTCTTCGATCGGATCCAGGACATTTACGAGGCTCCGGACAAGCTGGAGGCGCTCGAATCGAAATACGAGGAAGCGACCGACGAACTTCAGCGGCAAACGGAAACCTTTCTTCAGGAAAAGACGGAGCTGCTGGAGAAAAACGACGCCATGATGATGCAGAACGAGCAATTGGCGGGCCGAAACGAAGCCCTCGCCGAACAAAACCGCGCGCTTCTTGAACGGATGCAGATTTTGGAGGAACGGCAGGAAAGGCGGGCGGAATTGACCCGAAAGCTCGCATACGGCGCGGGGGCCGTGCTCGGATTGTTTTTGCTTTACGTGCTTTCGGTCCGTTTTTGGCGGTTTCTCGCCTGGCGCCGGCAGCGGCAGATGGGAGGGGGAGCGTAACCGATGGATATTCGCGCTCCCGCCCCGCTCGGCCAAGTGAGGGTCGTCCTTGAGCCGGGAGAAGCGCTGCATGTGCTCCACCCGAAAACGATCGTGGCGTTTCAAGGCGCGCCCTTGCAGCGGGAAGATCGGGTTATGGACCTCGCGAACGCCTACCGGAAAAAGAAATGGATCCGCAGCAAGCTTCAAGGCCCTGCCGACGTGCTGCTCGGCCTCCCGCCCGGGTGCGCCTTGACGGTCGTCGATATCGAACCGGACAGCGATCTTCTGTTCGATTTCAAGCATGTCCTTTTTTATACGGACGGTCTCACGATGCGCAGCCGGATTCAAAAAATCCGAACGGCCTGGATCACGAGACAATGGGTACGGATGAAATTTTCCGGTCCGGGGAAAGTCGGCGTCGTCACGACCGGCGACCTCGCCTCGATTCCGCTGCATGCCGGCGTGCCGCTGTTCGCCGAATCCGGTTCGCTCGTCGCGTTTCCGGAGCGGGCGGACGTCCGTTTGTCCGTATACGGCAATACGCTGGCGAGCCAGCACATGAATGTGCAGTGGGAGTTGACCGGCAGCGGTCCGGCGCTCGTGCAAAGCGGAACGAAGGAGACGGGGCTTGCCGATCAATTGTCCGGCGACGGCGTCGTCAAGCGGCTGCTGCGGGAACTGCTGCCTTTCGGAAGCGTGTATATAAAATAGGAAAGCTGCGGCGATTGTTTCTTGCCGCGGCTTTTTTGATGAGAGAGAATCCAGTTGAGTCATGACTACTCATCTTAACCCGCCATGCACAACCAGCGTCACTCAGTTGAGAAAAAATTACACATCTTGCCGCCTCCGCGCGAACGTCCCCGGCCCAGTTGAGTCGTGACTGCTCATCTTAACCCGCCATGCACAACCAGCGTCACTCGGTTGAGTAAAAATTACACATCTTGCCGCTTACGCGCAAGCTCCGCCGGCCCAGTTCAGTCATGACTGCTCAACTCAACCCGCCTCACGCATGCTTGTGCTGCGAACATTTCGGTCCGCCAGGAAAAAAACGGCCCCTAACATAATTGTCGCTTTGCAGGTAAAACCTAAAACCGATCATTCCGCATGAAAGGAGAATGGCGATGGCCGGAAGCGAAGCAACGAAAGGCGGCTCGAAGTATAAGCCGCTCTCCATGACGGCGAAGGAGTATCAGGCGTTCGCCAAAAAGCGCGAGCCCGCCCGGTCCGTGTTCGGCAACTGCCTGAAGGCGTTTTTGATCGGCGGAGCGATCTGCGTGCTCGGGCAGGCGATCCAATACTTTTTCATGGCGGCCTTCGGCATGGATTCCCGGCAGGCGGCCAATCCAACAGTCGCGGTCCTTATCCTCATCTCCGTCGTGCTCACGTGTCTCGGCGTATACGACAAAATCGCCCAATGGGCAGGAGCGGGAACGGCCGTTCCCGTCACCGGCTTCGCCAACTCGATGTGCTCGGCCGCGA
Coding sequences within it:
- a CDS encoding AIM24 family protein, translating into MDIRAPAPLGQVRVVLEPGEALHVLHPKTIVAFQGAPLQREDRVMDLANAYRKKKWIRSKLQGPADVLLGLPPGCALTVVDIEPDSDLLFDFKHVLFYTDGLTMRSRIQKIRTAWITRQWVRMKFSGPGKVGVVTTGDLASIPLHAGVPLFAESGSLVAFPERADVRLSVYGNTLASQHMNVQWELTGSGPALVQSGTKETGLADQLSGDGVVKRLLRELLPFGSVYIK